The window ttaaaattatggcATCCATAACATAAGAAACTGGATTATGAAATTTCATCGAGAGTTCAAATCGACCTTCAAAACCTTCAAATATAATTTCATaatgttggtgaaattacaataaaaatacaactgaaaattacaagtgtagaaaaaaagaaaagaatgtctacttcttcttcggctgaggcgcggatatctcgctttctttaaggagattcaagcttACTTCAGCAAATGTTTCACCGGTCCAGCAAACCTTCtcacaacaactcaacaactctggacaagagttgagttcaaagttCTACAAAAAgtacacctcccttcaactaacaaactctcttttttactaacttttttgTGAACTCTCTATTATCTTATGTGTCTACTTTAAAACCATGCAAGACCACCTTTATTTACAGGAGAGAAAGTCTTCCATACAATGAATAGGAAGAATGAATAAGGTAGTAAAGAGGGAAGATCAATGGCTTGGAGGTTTCATTAGTTACAAGGACTACACCACATAAAGAATAgaataatgaagaaattaaggtGAAAGTTACATGAAACTTATATCCACTTTCTACTCACTAAATGTTGtgattaaaaatacaaataaactcAAATGAATGGAGGTTAAAAGCTGAGGTTAAAAGCTTCAAAGAAACGTCAGCAACGTGTGCATTATGCCAAATTATGGCAGTAAAATAAAGGTAACTCTCATGCAAAGTAAGAACAATCATAATGCTCAATAATGCCGAAAGCTTCAAGAATTATGCATTATAATAAGAAAATTTTTAGAGAAACTAGCATTTtaaagactataattacaataaacagcatcactttttcaaaattacaatttatagcaaaagtagcaatattttacccacttcctagtaatagaagaatatgtatttttcagttgtgtatatatatttatgagtaatacatatatatttatatatgtatttatataacaacATTTTACTTCTATTAGTTTAGAAATATACCCAACGAAGAAGTTTTGAAAAATTCCTTTTTTGAATCACTCCAAAGTCCAAACGGATTTCCAAGCtccaaaagttaaaaaatagaaCTTTGAAATCGAAAATGGATTCTTTATAAACTACTAGGAACTTGCTCTTCGCGATCACAAAAGGCACCTCATGATCGCAATATCTGACCCGAGCTCAACCCTTCACGAAGGCAAAGCACCAACAAGTTTCATAAATGACATGACATTTTAAGTTCATTGTCTCATCTTCATTCATCCAACGTCCCCACTCCCTTTACCATCACACCTTTGATAACCCCGAACCCCCACTATGCACCTCACACATTGTCTCATCTTAACCCTTTGTCTTATTTTACTGTCATAACGTTTTGCTAGATTACAtatgttggtgtaatataccacaataattaaataatagttgaaaatacaaaaaaaatgaagaaaataaaataatcttcttcttagCTAAGATGCAGATGTATCGCTTTCTTTAAGGAAATTTAAACCCATTATGGTATAATTTATACCGATCCAacagtatatctcttgacttgtctCCTCCTGGATACAACAGTCCATCAACGATATataacccaagaaactctagattagttgaagagtccaaaactccaccataagaacatcttccttcaacatataaaactctcttttatagtgaatatagttaaagatttagaatattttctatgactcaactctttctttcactactATATTTACTCTTATCATCTTTTTCTTGTCACTCACAATGTACTACTACTCATCTCTTTTCATATATTATCCAACACAGAAGAAAACGTCATTTATACAGGTGTACTATTCTTTCATCTAGTAAATGAGGGAGTAGTGGATATTAAGTGAGGAAGATGAATGAATGTTTTAGGAATTTTATGTGTTATATGAGTTACAACAAATAAAATGGTAGAATAATGATAGAAGTTACAAGAAATTAATGACCACATTccagaggcggatccaggattttaaacttgtgggttcccaataaaataaattaatatgaaaaaataatttgtaaaaaaatgagtaatcaaatatttttaatatatagtcTTAAAGCAACAACCCGTTAAACACGACATATTTAAAAACATTATCATTATAATCGTACTCGACGACTTGTCATGTTTTGAAAACGATCAATGATCGTTTCATTATGTACAGTTTCAAATACCTCATCTTCTATATAACAAACTaaacaatcattcaaaaattcatcatcaattcTGCTACGTAggtcatttttaatatatttcatcGAAGAGAAAGCCCTTTTCACCGTTGCAGTCGCCACAGGTAATGTCAAACTCAACTTCACAAGCAAATATACAAGTGTCCAAGTCTTGTGCAAATTTGTTTTCACCAATGTCTCTAAAAGATCCCCAAGTCTTTTCAACTTAGAGAAATTATTATTCCTTTGTCGCACATAGGCAATATAATTGTCAAGCTCAAAACTAAGATCTTCAAGCATGGAAGCACTAAACTCATTCGGATAATAGGTAGCAAGTTTTATAATCCTGTTTTTATCATAATTTACAAAAGAGTTATCTGGACTTAAACTAGCCATACTAAGAAGTAGATCAGTATTCACTTCATCAAAACGACTATTAAGCTTACCAAGTTGCAAATAAATTACAACCTTAAAAATTTCAACACGCAAATGATGAGAATATGTGATACTTGAAATCTTACGCTTTGACTTTCCAAGAGCATAATTCTTATTCATTTCGGGAATCACAATATCATGTTTGGCACAAAATAAAGAAACATCCTTTACCAAAGAATCTCATTTAGAATCTCTCATAGATTGCAACTGTCTCTTTGTGAAACCAACAAGGTTTATAGCAGTAACAATATCTTGATCTTTTTTTTGCAAAGCCATATTCAAATCACGTGTAATTGCCAACACTTTTAACATCAAATGCAGCCTATACACAAACTCATAAGATCTTATGTCATCTACTAAACTTTTTTGCCAATGATTTCTCTTGATAATTTGAACCCTCCTTAGCAAGAACTTCTACTACATGAATAATTGAGGAGAATGATTTAATAAAGTTACACACTGTTTTAAAATGAGAACTCCAACGAGTATCTCCTGCCTTTTGAAGTTCAAGTTCTTGATTCAATCCGTTTCCTGTATGAACTTCACCGAGCATCAATAACTCTTCTAATTTTTCTGTTTGATCATCTCTAAGCATCTCCCTGCACTTAAAAGATCCTCCAAcaacatttaaaatattaataagaatatcaaaaattgatctacCTCATGATGTTTCTTTGCAACAGCTACAAGAGTCAATTGTAATTGATGAACAAAACAATGTACACTATATGCCGAAGGAGTATCTTTCATAATCAAAGTTTTAAGACCATTGAATTCTCCCTGCATATTACTAGCTCCATCATAACCTTGTCCCTGAATATGAGAAGAACTCAAATTATGCTCTAAAAGCAAAGAACATATAGCATCTTTCAGTGACCGTGCACATGTATCTTTAACATGAACAACACCTAGAAATCGCTCAATAAGCTTACCCTCTTTGTTGACATATCGCAGAACAAGTGCCATTTGTTCTTTATGAGAGACATCTTTAGACTCGTCAATTAATATTCCAAAGTAATCTCCATTTAAGTCTTCAAAAATTGCTTTCAACGTTTCTTTAGCACAAGAATTCACAATGTCTTTTTGAACATTTGGACAAATCATGATATCATTTTGTGGAACATTTTCTAACACAACTTTTTTCACATCTTCCTTCCTAACCGCGTACCACTTTAAGAGATCTAAAAAGTTTCCTCTTCTTGTAGAAGTTTCACTCTCATCATGACCTCGAAAAGAAAATCCTTCTTTCAAAAGATATCTTGCAACATCAATAGAAGCATTCAAACGAACtcaatattcattttttattttctcagatTGCTTGTCAAAAGAAGCTAATATAGATTGTGCTTGATTATATAAATCAAGCATCATCTTGAAACACCGATTGTGAACACTGTTTAGTTCACCCACATGCTTATTAAATCGTTCTATTCCTTTATTCCAACTTTTGAAGCCATCTATTGTAAAAGAATCACCAACTCTTTTTTCATATCCACCAATCTCATTTTTAAACAAGTAACAACATAAGCAAAAAGCTGCATCTTTTTCAATACTATATTTTACCCATTCCAAATATGAAGTATCAAACCAATTAGGATCAAAATGACGTGATTTTCCACCAAAATTTGTTATTGGAAAAATAAAATGCTCACTAGGTCTGCAGTGCCCTTTTTGAATGTAATATCTCCTTACTCTATCACGCTGATTAGGAGTATATTTcgaaatttattttcttttagcagGATCGGattcaagaaaactcaaattcaatattttatctttatctgaTGGTTGAGAAGGATTGACATTGTCAGAAATTTCAGTATGTGAAGGAGAACTTAATGAAGGAGAATCTGGAATGATTTTAGGCTTGAAAAATTTCGTAATCATCTTGAACTAACTTCACAATTTCAATCTATTTAAATTAACGAAAAAAATTAACAACTAACAAATAATAAGCTACAATGAAAGCAAGACTGAAATTAGGGGCTTAAgagagtaaaaaagaaaaattttaccTATTTAAAACAAGGCTGAAAAGTGTACCTCGTTTAAAAAATAACTGGCCTTCTAAAATTAGGAGCTTAAGAGAGACGAGATTCTTTCAATGTTCATTTCTTCCAGATTCCAGAAGCTAAGCTACAACTgccctttctattttttttttttagtgtttaaCTTTAGTTTAactatttgtttttaattttattttgtcttgattttttttgttattggaCTTGGTCAATTGGTTTTTCTTGTTGGATCGTCCATTTTGttaacattaataataataataaagattgGAGGGCCTTGtgccatctttttttttttttttaaagaaatttaaaagtaaggttgaaaagctgaaaaagaaattaaatagaaAACGCGTTCACGGGAATTCGAACCCGCGTTGAAGCGCCGAACATACATACTTATGGGTTGCCTCTTACCACTGAGCTATCCATCAATTTTGGTTATGGGTTCCCAACTCTATATATGTATACCTTTTAGTAATATTTCTCATTTAATTATATGTCTTACGGTAACAGTTGTGGGTTCCCGGGAACCCATAACTGCTACTGTAGATTCGCCGGGAACCCACAACTGCTACCGTAGATCCGCCCCTGCCACATTCTCACCACTATCTCATAAGATTAAAGACACAAAATAATGTGGTAGATCATGGACAAATAAAGAGTtagaagttacaagagttatCAAAATTTAATGACACTATTTTTTCACTTATGTCCATTAATTATCATGCAATttaattttagtattgaaatgcaccaacaataaataaatattttacatataatattttttatttataattaaatgcTAAATAATAAGTAAGGAACTCACTTGcatttgaaaaagtatttttcttCATACCGAACATATCCTAAACCGTAATTCAATTTCCACCATATATATAAAGTTGTAAAAAAGCACTTAGGGATTATTTGGTTGGAAAATAAGTTCTTTCGGAATTATGTTTATTCGGAAATTAGTTATTCCGGCATTAGTTATCTCCCTCTCAAGAAAGGATAAGAAAAACAGTATAATTTCGTGATAACTAATTCTAGGATGAGTTATCCCAAGCTCctcttttaaattaattttggaattagTTATTCTTCTTATTCCTCCTGCCAAACGACTTCTTAAAAGAATATTATTAAGAAAAGTATTGTTTTCTTTACTATTGTCAAACGCAGTTGATATATTCA of the Capsicum annuum cultivar UCD-10X-F1 chromosome 11, UCD10Xv1.1, whole genome shotgun sequence genome contains:
- the LOC107846711 gene encoding SCAN domain-containing protein 3-like; protein product: MICPNVQKDIVNSCAKETLKAIFEDLNGDYFGILIDESKDVSHKEQMALVLRYVNKEGKLIERFLGVVHVKDTCARSLKDAICSLLLEHNLSSSHIQGQGYDGASNMQGEFNGLKTLIMKDTPSAYSVHCFVHQLQLTLVAVAKKHHECREMLRDDQTEKLEELLMLGEVHTGNGLNQELELQKAGDTRWSSHFKTVVIYLQLGKLNSRFDEVNTDLLLSMASLSPDNSFVNYDKNRIIKLATYYPNEFSASMLEDLSFELDNYIAYVRQRNNNFSKLKRLGDLLETLVKTNLHKTWTLVYLLVKLSLTLPVATATVKRAFSSMKYIKNDLRSRIDDEFLNDCLVCYIEDEVFETVHNETIIDRFQNMTSRRVRL